The Nitrospira sp. sequence TGGCCCTATAGTGCAAATTGGGGCTATTACCCGAGTGGAGGAGTGGGCATCGCTGTGGTGATTCTACTGATCCTTCTTCTGGTGGGACCCATATGATCGGTTTAAAGCCACTCGCGTGACTCACAATCACGAGATCTAGTAGAGCCAAACATTCGTGAGAGTTATCCGCCTAGAACTTTGCGCCGTGAGCACAGCTCACACGAGAGAGGTGCGGTATATATCACCGTCTATATTCCCTGAGGTAAGGCGGATTGGTTCATATCTATCTCTTCTCCTGCTTCTCCACCGGGGCGAAAGGAATTTCGTAAAACTCATAAATCAGGACTTCCTGTTCTTGGTCGCTAAAATCAGGCCAATGATTCTTATCAAATCCCGGAGCCTTTTTGAGATCCCGTTTGCTGACATCCAATACAATCTTTTTGCCGTTGGCATTGAAAGTTATCGCCTCCCAGGGCACCACAAAATATTTATCCTTTATGCCGAGGAACCCTCCAAAATCCAAGACGGCATACTGAATATCCCCTTCGGCTGGATCCAGGACCAGATCCTTTATAGTTCCTAAACTCTTGCCATCCGTGCCCTCAACTTTCATTCCAATTACATCACTGGCCTTGAGGACCCCCGTTTTATCTCGGGCCTCAACCGCTGAACCAGTCATGACCACTATCACAGCGACCAGTACACCCATGATGAGATTGTGCCACCTCCACAACGTAGACCATTTCGTCATGTTGTTCCTCCTAGCTTCAGAAGTGTGACCTAACAAGACGGACAGAGCCGCTTGATGCACCCTGCTATTGTTCGACGTGTTCTTCCGGGACCCCCAGAGAAGACGCGAGGGTTTTCGCCTCAGCGAGGTGCCCT is a genomic window containing:
- a CDS encoding DUF3309 domain-containing protein, with the protein product MVTILLIILLLFFVGALPTWPYSANWGYYPSGGVGIAVVILLILLLVGPI
- a CDS encoding PRC-barrel domain-containing protein; protein product: MTKWSTLWRWHNLIMGVLVAVIVVMTGSAVEARDKTGVLKASDVIGMKVEGTDGKSLGTIKDLVLDPAEGDIQYAVLDFGGFLGIKDKYFVVPWEAITFNANGKKIVLDVSKRDLKKAPGFDKNHWPDFSDQEQEVLIYEFYEIPFAPVEKQEKR